In a genomic window of Microbispora sp. ZYX-F-249:
- the phoU gene encoding phosphate signaling complex protein PhoU: protein MRDAYHEDLAALTDRLVEMTRLVRSAMSRGTTALLDADLQLAESVISQDNEVDRLHQELEASIFELMATQQPVAVDLRTVITALRMAADLERMGDLAEHIAKLARMRHPESAIPAELRDTFVEMGAIAENLITKAGSCIASRDIDLAKELEEDDDAMDRRHRRLFRVLLSKDWEHGIEAAIDITLAGRYYERYADHAVRVARDVVYLVTGTRDADALAG from the coding sequence ATGCGCGACGCCTATCACGAAGATCTTGCGGCCCTGACCGACCGCCTGGTGGAGATGACCCGCCTGGTGCGCTCGGCCATGTCGAGGGGGACGACCGCCCTGCTCGACGCCGACCTGCAGCTGGCGGAGAGCGTCATCTCCCAGGACAACGAGGTCGACCGGCTGCACCAGGAGCTCGAGGCCTCGATCTTCGAGCTGATGGCCACGCAGCAGCCGGTGGCGGTCGACCTGCGTACCGTCATCACCGCGCTGCGGATGGCCGCCGACCTGGAGCGCATGGGCGACCTCGCCGAGCACATCGCCAAGCTCGCCCGGATGCGTCACCCCGAGTCCGCCATCCCCGCCGAGCTGCGCGACACGTTCGTCGAGATGGGCGCCATCGCCGAGAACCTGATCACCAAGGCGGGCAGCTGCATCGCCTCCCGCGACATCGACCTCGCCAAGGAGCTGGAGGAGGACGACGACGCGATGGACCGCCGCCACCGGCGGCTGTTCCGCGTCCTGCTCTCCAAGGACTGGGAGCACGGCATCGAGGCCGCCATCGACATCACGCTGGCGGGCCGCTACTACGAGCGGTACGCCGACCACGCCGTACGCGTCGCGCGCGACGTCGTGTACCTCGTCACCGGTACGCGCGACGCGGACGCCCTCGCCGGCTGA
- a CDS encoding sensor histidine kinase: MPPRLLNVNELLASLAAMGGFVAGSFVMLAIRRQTDKPRVQEPVDDGLPPGVASVLAVLPSSAVVLDREDRVLRASSAARAFGLVRGESLMAAELLALARKVRRDGEIRESEIETAGRKFGQESTSFAVRVAPLGSHGQVLVLAEDQTERQRVEAVRRDFVANVSHELKTPVGALSLLAETVQDAADDPEAVKRFAGRMQHEAARLTYLVQDLITLSRIQGGEPIPAPEQVPVDETVHEAIDRCNTKASAKDITLVAGGTEGLKVWGDEELLVTALRNLIDNAVAYSPEHTRVVISARPAGNAVEVSVSDQGIGIPESAQERIFERFFRVDAARSRATGGTGLGLAIVKHVAVAHGGEVTVWSKEGSGSTFTLRLPAFGGQAVPVPSTTIPQEAAK; encoded by the coding sequence ATGCCGCCTAGGCTGCTGAATGTGAACGAGTTGCTGGCGAGCTTGGCGGCGATGGGCGGATTCGTCGCCGGCTCTTTCGTCATGCTCGCGATCCGGCGGCAGACGGACAAGCCGCGCGTCCAGGAGCCGGTGGACGACGGCCTGCCTCCGGGGGTGGCGTCGGTGCTCGCCGTGCTGCCCTCCTCGGCGGTCGTGCTCGACCGCGAGGACCGGGTCCTGCGCGCCAGTTCGGCCGCCCGCGCCTTCGGCCTCGTACGCGGGGAGTCCCTCATGGCCGCCGAACTGCTCGCGCTGGCCAGGAAGGTCCGCAGGGACGGCGAGATCCGCGAGAGCGAGATAGAGACGGCTGGCCGCAAGTTCGGGCAGGAGTCCACGTCGTTCGCGGTGCGGGTGGCCCCGCTGGGCTCGCACGGGCAGGTGCTCGTGCTCGCCGAGGACCAGACCGAGCGGCAGCGTGTCGAAGCGGTGCGCAGGGACTTCGTCGCGAACGTCAGCCACGAGCTCAAGACGCCGGTCGGCGCGCTGAGCCTGCTCGCCGAGACCGTGCAGGACGCGGCCGACGACCCCGAGGCCGTGAAGCGGTTCGCCGGCCGCATGCAGCACGAGGCGGCCCGCCTGACCTACCTGGTGCAGGACCTGATCACGCTGTCGCGGATCCAGGGCGGCGAGCCCATACCCGCGCCCGAACAGGTGCCCGTGGACGAGACCGTCCACGAGGCCATCGACCGGTGCAACACGAAGGCCTCGGCCAAGGACATCACGCTCGTCGCGGGCGGCACCGAGGGCCTCAAGGTCTGGGGCGACGAGGAACTGCTCGTCACCGCGCTGCGCAACCTCATCGACAACGCCGTCGCCTACAGCCCCGAGCACACCCGCGTCGTCATCAGCGCCAGGCCGGCCGGGAACGCCGTCGAGGTGAGCGTGAGCGACCAGGGCATCGGCATCCCGGAGAGCGCGCAGGAGCGCATCTTCGAGCGGTTCTTCCGTGTGGACGCCGCCCGGTCGCGGGCCACCGGCGGCACCGGCCTCGGCCTCGCGATAGTCAAGCACGTGGCGGTCGCGCACGGCGGCGAGGTCACGGTGTGGAGCAAGGAAGGCTCCGGCTCGACCTTCACTCTTCGCCTTCCCGCGTTCGGCGGTCAGGCGGTCCCCGTACCAAGCACGACCATCCCCCAGGAGGCCGCTAAGTGA
- a CDS encoding response regulator transcription factor, whose amino-acid sequence MTRVLVVEDEESFSDALSYMLRKEGYEVAVATSGPEALDAFDRNGADLVLLDLMLPGLPGTEVCRSLRQRSKVPVIMLTAKDSEIDKVVGLELGADDYVTKPFSSRELVARIRAVLRRQGDVEEVESAVLTGGPVRMDVDRHIVAVRGRQVQLPLKEFELLEVLLRNAGRVLTRGQLIDRVWGADYVGDTKTLDVHVKRLRAKVEADPSNPRCILTVRGLGYKFDPADE is encoded by the coding sequence GTGACTCGGGTACTCGTCGTCGAGGACGAGGAGTCGTTCTCGGACGCCTTGTCGTACATGCTCAGGAAAGAGGGGTACGAGGTCGCGGTCGCGACCAGCGGCCCCGAGGCCCTGGACGCGTTCGACCGCAACGGCGCCGACCTCGTCCTGCTCGACCTGATGCTCCCGGGCCTGCCCGGAACGGAGGTGTGCCGCTCGCTGCGGCAGCGTTCCAAGGTGCCCGTGATCATGCTGACCGCGAAGGACAGCGAGATCGACAAGGTCGTCGGCCTTGAGCTGGGCGCGGACGACTACGTGACCAAGCCGTTCTCGTCCCGCGAGCTGGTGGCGCGCATCCGCGCGGTGCTGCGCAGGCAGGGCGACGTGGAAGAGGTGGAGTCGGCCGTCCTGACCGGGGGACCGGTGCGCATGGACGTCGACCGGCACATCGTGGCCGTGCGCGGCCGGCAGGTGCAGCTCCCGCTGAAGGAGTTCGAGCTGCTCGAGGTGCTGCTGCGCAACGCCGGCCGGGTGCTGACCCGAGGGCAGCTCATCGACCGGGTCTGGGGCGCCGACTACGTGGGCGACACCAAGACGCTGGACGTGCACGTGAAGCGGCTGCGGGCCAAGGTCGAGGCCGACCCGTCCAACCCCCGCTGCATCCTCACCGTGCGCGGCCTGGGCTACAAGTTCGACCCCGCCGACGAGTGA
- a CDS encoding copper chaperone PCu(A)C, whose protein sequence is MTSSSRRRAIAIAALLAAAIPALAACGAGFDANTNVPYAPNEAGVLYDGDGAGKAYGKNGVMIPQAFILGPDSGQQLAAGGSAPLYLTLLNSTGTADQLTSIVPEEQKATSVKVQSPIDLQPGTLAKTPGVTVEGLKTALRGGESIKLTLQFKNAGDVALDVPVVARSREFATLPPAPTAAPTAAPTASPLATGSPAPSDTALPESTESPAPGAE, encoded by the coding sequence GTGACCAGCAGCAGCCGTCGCAGGGCGATCGCCATTGCCGCGCTCCTCGCCGCCGCCATCCCTGCACTGGCCGCGTGTGGCGCCGGTTTCGACGCCAACACCAACGTGCCGTACGCCCCGAACGAGGCAGGCGTCCTCTATGACGGCGACGGCGCCGGCAAGGCCTACGGCAAGAACGGCGTCATGATCCCGCAGGCGTTCATCCTGGGGCCGGACTCCGGCCAGCAGCTCGCCGCCGGGGGGTCGGCGCCGCTCTACCTGACTCTCCTGAACAGCACGGGGACCGCCGACCAGCTCACCAGCATCGTCCCCGAGGAGCAGAAGGCGACCTCGGTCAAGGTGCAGAGCCCGATCGACCTCCAGCCGGGCACGCTCGCCAAGACCCCCGGGGTCACGGTCGAGGGTCTGAAGACGGCGCTGCGCGGCGGGGAGAGCATCAAGCTCACGCTCCAGTTCAAGAACGCAGGCGACGTCGCGCTCGACGTGCCGGTCGTCGCCCGCAGCCGCGAGTTCGCGACGCTGCCGCCCGCGCCGACGGCCGCGCCCACGGCGGCACCCACCGCCTCGCCCCTCGCCACGGGCAGCCCGGCGCCGTCGGACACCGCGCTCCCGGAGTCCACCGAGTCGCCCGCCCCGGGCGCCGAGTAG